GCACGTCCACGGTCAGACCGTCGAGGACGACCGGTGTGGGAGCTTCTGTGGGCGGCCGGGGTTGCCCGCGCCGAGCCCGTTCGAGAGCGATACGGGTGCCCACCAATGTGGACCGCTCAACAGCGGTGTGCCGTTCATCTGATGCGGCTTCAGGCCCCGGAGTGGTCCCGGTGCTTGGCCAGGAAGTCGGCGAAGCTGAGCCAGTCCGGGTTGATCGAGCGCATCAACTCGACGTCGCGCCGCCCCAGGTACGACTCCGGGAACTCGGCGTAGTACTGGAACATGTTCCCCAGCTCGACCGCGCCCGGGAAACCCAGCGCGCGGAACTGGTCGTGGCTCAGTGGCCGGTAGGCGACCGGCTCGCCCATCACCCTGCTGAAGGCGGCGGCGAGCTGGTCGCCGGTCAGATGTTCGCCGGCGATGCCGAGGGTGACGCCGATCGTCTCGGCGGGCCGTTTGAGCGCACTTAGCACGGAGCGGCCGATGTCCTCCGAGGCGATCCCGGCGATCGGCGTGTCGCCGACCGGCAGGTGCAGCGCGAGCGTCCCGTCGGGATCGCGCTGCGGCTTCACGTCGGTGAGCAGGTTGTCCCAGTAGAAAGACACCTGCAGGTACGTGGTGGGCAGGCCCGACTCGGCGAACATCGCATCGGCGACGCCGCCCTTCACGTCGAAGTGCGGCACCTTGTAGATCTCGTCGAGGGTCGGCATCCGGTCGTCGGTGACGGGAATGGCCTCGCGGGTGTCCTCCAGCGTCGACCAGACCACGTGCTGGAGTTCGGTGGCCTTGGCGGCGCTGATCAGGTTCCCCACCTCGATCAGTTCCTTGGCCGCGGACATGTGCTCCCAGAAGGGCGTGACCAGAAACGCGCCGTAGGCCCCGTCGAAAGCCTTCCGCAGGCTGGCTTCGTCGTTCAGGGTCGCCTCGACCACCTCGGCACCGAGGGCCGCCAGGGCCTGTGCCCTTGCCGAGGACGCGTTGCGGGTGATCGCGCGAACCTCGAACGTGCCGTCGGCGAGCAGCGCCCGGGCGACCGCGCCACCCTGCACACCGGTCGCACCCAGCACAGAGATTGTGTTGTTACCGGACATAGGGGCGTCTCCGCTCGTGAAAGGCCCGGCGTCGGAGCCGCCGGGTATCTCGATGCGCCAACCGTAATAGTCCGGAAGCTTGACCGTCAAGTTTTCGGACTATCGCCCTCGCGTTACGCCGGCCACCCTCGACCCGGTGCGGGTCCAGCCCGTTCGCCGGTGCTCGCGGCCGGTCAGTCGGCGCTTACGGAGCTTCGCCCCGGGGCGGAGTCATTCCTCGTCTACCTCCGCGTCTTCGGTGATCGCCGACAGAGCCTGAAGGAACTGCTCGTACGCCTCCCGGCCGATCTTCGCTGCGTACCTGTCCTCGATCTCCGCGATGATCCGGTCGGAGAGCTCCGCCAGCCGTAAACCACGTGCCGTGGGCACGATCAGTTTGGCCCGGCGGTCGGCCGGATCGGGTACGCGCGAGACGTAGCCGAGTTTCTCCAGCTCGTCGATCATCGTGCCGATGGTCTGCTTGTTACGGCCGGCCAGCCGGGTGAGATCGGTCTGCCGCAGACCGTTCTCGTCCAGGTGGGCCATCACCGCACCGTGACGCGGGCGAAGGTCGCCGAAGCCCTCCTGGGCGCTGCGCCGGAACAGCTCGGACTGCAACCCGAACAACAGGCGGGTGGCCAGCACACCGAGATCCGCGGCGCGGGTGCTCCGTCCCATGTAACCCCCATCACGATAGTCCGATAATCGGACGGTCCAGTCTTTGGACTTATTCTCGTCACATTACGCACCGCAGGTTCTGATGACCACCGTCGAACCACCCGCTTCCGGGGTCGATCCCGTACGCGAGAACGACCTGTTGCGGGCCCGGCCCCGGATACGGGCGAGGCGTGGTGCGTGGGCGGGCCACCTGGCGTCAGCTCCGGCAGGAGCCGTTCAGGAATCCGTTGACGTCGAGATCACGCGGCCTCATCTGCGGTAACCCGCCACCCGGGCGCCGCCTGAGCCCCGGGACGGCGCAGCGCGGTCGACACCTGTGCCGGCGCCGACAGCCCGGCGGGTGCAACGACTCATTTCGGCAAACCCCGCCGAGTGAGATCCAATTCCGGGCAAGATGGAACAGATTCGCCCAGCGAAACGGTAAGCGGGGGTCGTCTGTGAACGAAGGATTGATGACCAGGCGCAGCGCCCACGGTGTCGACGAGACGGTCTCCGCTCTGCGGGCCGAGGCGGAACGTGTGGGCGCCGTGGTGGCGGTGGTGGTCGACCATGCGGCGGCCGCCCGCAAGGTCGGGCTGAGCATGCCCGACACACAGGTGATCATCTTTGGCAATCCGCAGGCGGGCACTCCGCTCATGCAGGGCTGTCCCGAGATCGCCATCGACCTGCCGATGCGGCTCATGGTCCGGGACGACGGCCAGCCCGGATCGCTGGTCACCTGGCAGGACCCCGCATACCTCGCCCAACGGTACGGGCTGGGCGAGGATCAGCTGGCACCCCTG
The nucleotide sequence above comes from Plantactinospora soyae. Encoded proteins:
- a CDS encoding DUF302 domain-containing protein, which gives rise to MTRRSAHGVDETVSALRAEAERVGAVVAVVVDHAAAARKVGLSMPDTQVIIFGNPQAGTPLMQGCPEIAIDLPMRLMVRDDGQPGSLVTWQDPAYLAQRYGLGEDQLAPLNAPAKIASAVGAG
- a CDS encoding NmrA/HSCARG family protein, encoding MSGNNTISVLGATGVQGGAVARALLADGTFEVRAITRNASSARAQALAALGAEVVEATLNDEASLRKAFDGAYGAFLVTPFWEHMSAAKELIEVGNLISAAKATELQHVVWSTLEDTREAIPVTDDRMPTLDEIYKVPHFDVKGGVADAMFAESGLPTTYLQVSFYWDNLLTDVKPQRDPDGTLALHLPVGDTPIAGIASEDIGRSVLSALKRPAETIGVTLGIAGEHLTGDQLAAAFSRVMGEPVAYRPLSHDQFRALGFPGAVELGNMFQYYAEFPESYLGRRDVELMRSINPDWLSFADFLAKHRDHSGA
- a CDS encoding MarR family winged helix-turn-helix transcriptional regulator, with the translated sequence MGRSTRAADLGVLATRLLFGLQSELFRRSAQEGFGDLRPRHGAVMAHLDENGLRQTDLTRLAGRNKQTIGTMIDELEKLGYVSRVPDPADRRAKLIVPTARGLRLAELSDRIIAEIEDRYAAKIGREAYEQFLQALSAITEDAEVDEE